A region from the Triticum aestivum cultivar Chinese Spring chromosome 3D, IWGSC CS RefSeq v2.1, whole genome shotgun sequence genome encodes:
- the LOC123073570 gene encoding protein NUCLEAR FUSION DEFECTIVE 4-like — translation MSSSPSSAHWLGIVGTIWLQTINGPNSDFPVYSSQLKELKGISQVQLNFLAFASDAGKLFGWFSGVAALYVPLPIVAFVGACFGLVGYGVQFLLLDSPGLKFWHLFLLTALAGNGICWINTVCYLLSVNNFASRSRVAVSLATSYLGLSATVYTSLAETLPRLADSKAKTYLLLNAVVPVIVSVFVAPALRLFDLKSDSMSSTDTAFLVMFAITLATGACAMVGSIGSTASWLSSREQMVSLSVLLAVPMVIPVALKMREGMNKVGENMIHDLATDDAVVVIEVTDLETTAAEEEVGGLQLLKKPDFWLYFFSYMLSGTLGLVYLNNLGQIAESRGLGRTSTLVSLSSSFGFFGRLLPSFMDYYSAKSGHSISRTGSMASLMAPMACAFFLLLNQGSVFLYASTAIIGTCTGAMTSVAVSATSELFGAKNFAVNHNVLVSNIPVGSLCFGYFSAFLYQREASARGAATCSGASCYQATFAIWGASCVVGTLLCVVLYVRSRSFAGKLPVRLQWLSRLANFLGARQKVTFKYMNLTVNSPFLVSFQHSLSGR, via the exons ATGTCGTCGTCGCCTTCCTCGGCCCATTGGCTCGGCATCGTCGGGACCATCTGGCTACAGACCATCAACGGCCCCAACTCCGACTTCCCCGTCTACTCGTCGCAGCTCAAGGAGCTCAAGGGCATCTCCCAGGTGCAGCTCAACTTCCTCGCATTCGCCTCCGACGCCGGCAAGCTCTTTGGCTGGTTCTCCGGCGTGGCCGCGCTCTACGTGCCGCTCCCGATCGTCGCCTTCGTCGGCGCGTGCTTCGGCCTCGTCGGCTACGGTGTGCAGTTCCTCTTGTTGGACAGCCCAGGGCTCAAGTTCTGGCACCTGTTCCTGCTCACCGCCCTCGCCGGGAACGGCATCTGCTGGATCAACACCGTCTGCTACCTGCTGAGCGTCAACAACTTCGCGTCCAGGAGCCGCGTCGCCGTCAGCCTCGCCACCAGCTACCTGGGCCTCAGCGCCACGGTGTACACCAGCCTGGCCGAGACCTTGCCCCGCCTGGCCGACTCCAAGGCCAAGACGTACCTCCTCCTCAATGCCGTGGTGCCGGTGATCGTCTCCGTGTTCGTGGCGCCGGCCCTCAGGCTGTTCGACCTCAAGAGCGACTCCATGTCGAGCACGGACACGGCATTCCTCGTCATGTTCGCGATCACGCTCGCCACCGGGGCGTGCGCCATGGTCGGCAGCATCGGCTCCACGGCCAGCTGGCTGTCCTCCAGGGAGCAGATGGTGAGCCTCAGCGTGCTGCTGGCCGTCCCCATGGTTATCCCGGTGGCGCTCAAGATGCGGGAGGGCATGAACAAGGTCGGGGAGAACATGATCCACGATCTCGCCACCGATGACGCCGTGGTCGTGATCGAGGTGACGGACTTGGAGACCACCGCCGCCGAGGAGGAGGTCGGAGGCCTCCAGCTGCTCAAGAAGCCGGACTTCTGGCTATACTTCTTCAGCTACATGCTCAGCGGCACCCTGGGCCTGGTCTACCTCAACAATCTTGGACAGATTGCCGAGTCGCGAGGTCTCGGCCGGACTTCCACTCTGgtctccctgtcgtcttccttcgGCTTCTTCGGTCGCCTCCTCCCGtccttcatggactactactctgCAAA AAGCGGCCACAGCATATCCAGGACGGGGTCCATGGCGTCGCTGATGGCTCCTATGGCGTGCGCCTTCTTCCTCTTGCTCAACCAGGGCAGCGTCTTCCTGTACGCGAGCACGGCCATCATCGGGACCTGCACGGGGGCCATGACGTCGGTGGCAGTGTCGGCGACGAGCGAGCTGTTCGGCGCCAAGAACTTCGCCGTCAACCACAACGTCCTGGTGTCCAACATCCCCGTCGGCTCGCTCTGCTTCGGCTACTTCTCGGCGTTCCTGTACCAGCGGGAGGCCAGCGCGCGGGGCGCCGCCACATGCTCCGGCGCCAGCTGCTACCAGGCGACCTTCGCCATCTGGGGCGCCAGCTGCGTCGTCGGCACGCTGCTCTGCGTCGTCCTCTACGTCCGGTCGCGCAGCTTCGCCGGCAAGCTGCCGGTGAGGTTACAGTGGCTGTCCCGCTTAGCTAACTTCCTAGGTGCTCGTCAGAAGGTAACATTCAAATACATGAATTTGACCGTAAACTCGCCATTCCTAGTTAGCTTCCAACACAGCTTATCAGGTCGTTGA